The Desulfuromonadaceae bacterium nucleotide sequence AGGGCCACAATTTAACCGGGCCACCCCCCTTCATCCCTGAAAAGAAAGGTTTTCAATTTCTTAAATCCGCCTTTTCAGCGTTCATCAGCGTCCACTTAGTTTTTTGCACAAAACCTTTTTCATGGGACGCTGATTTTCATGATGAACGCTGATCAGGACTAAAGCAAAAGGAGTCACATGGGGGCAGGTTATTCCTCATGGGAACTTCCTGTAAGAGTTGTCTTCAGACGCGACCCATTCGCGACAGGGATGTCGCTCCTGCAACAACCATTATTGCAGCCCAGTCCCTGTGGGAGCGGCTTTCAGCCGCGAAGAGTCTGCGGTCTGCCAGCAAAGGATTTGCAACAGGGATGTCGCTCCTTGATATGTTTAAACACTACCCGAGTTAAGTGCATAACCAGATCCCTTTTATCCCCTTCATCCCTGTTAAAAGGTTTTCAAGTTCTTAAATCCGCCTTTTCAGCGTTCATCAGCGTCCACTTAGCTTTTTGCACAAAACCTTTTTCATGATCAACGCTGATCAGGACTAAAGCAAAAGGAGTCACATGGCGCTGGTTGGGGCTGCAATACTACTTTGATTCAATGCTCCGTGCCATTTGCATAAACTTGCTTGCGTAGCTATCACGGCCAACTTTTGAAAAACTCTGCGCGATGTCACGCAGCGACCGGGCGATGATCTGGTTCGTGGCGCCCAGATTGCCAAGGGGCAAGGAGACGTTCGCCATGTGTTCGAGCAGGGTGTCAATGTTGGTCATTTGCAGTTTGCCGGTAGCGGCCAGATAAAGGGTGTCTTTGGCGGAGAATTCCAGAACGGGAAGGTTGTCGGTATTGATTTGCCGTGTTGTGGAGGTAAACGATTGCAGCGATTCAGCAGAGCAGAGGAAGTGTCTGGCGAGCAGATCGCCCGGCGAGGCGATATCGATCAACTTCAGCGTTGCGGCGATGCGTGGATTTTCCAGGCGTTTTTTGATCGACAGGTAATCGAAAGACATACTGCTGGTGGTGCCGACCAGAATCAGATCGGTGCCGGAGCGGAAAGCCAGGGTGTGGCCGAAGGTGTCGAGAAAGGTGTTCAACGCAATCTTCAGATTTGTCGGTGTGATGTCGTAAAGTCCGATCCATTGGCAGAAAATACCGCCGGGTTTCAGCCGGGTCGCGGCAAGGCGATAAAAATCGGCAGTGAACAGGTTGGCGTTCCCGGTTTGCCACGGGTTGGACGGTTGTGAGGTGATGACATCAAAAGTGCGTTCGGAAACCATCAGGCGTTCGCGGCCATCGACAACGTCCAGGGTGATCTTGGGGTTTTCAAGCGCTGCGTCATTCTCTTCACGGAAATATTTTTCTGCCGCAACCACCTCCGGCGAGATTTCGGCGCAGTAGATGGAGCGGGTCGGGTGGTCACTCATCCCGCGCAAGGTGATGCCGGTGCCGAGGCCGATCACCATCACCTGGGCCGGATCGGGATGGAGCAGCAGTGGCAGTTGACCGACCAGTAGCTGGGTCGCGATATCGCGCCCGGTGCCACCGTCGGTCTTGCCGTTAACCGTGAAAAAACGGTGCTCTTGATCGAGACTCTCAAAGACCGCAACCGTGGTTTCGACCCCTTCGATCACATCGAGCAATCGCTCCTGCGCCAGCACGTGGTCGATCCCCCCCTCACTGGCGTAGCGATGGGCATAGACATAAACGCCCGCGTTCATCAGTTTTTGATCCCACTTGAGCGGCACCGAAACGATGACAACCAGGGTGACAACAAGCACCGGGTAAAGGATGCCGCGGCGATTATTCATCGTAGATTTAATCAGCAAAAAAAAGGTCAGCGCAATGTTGAGCAGGGCCAGCAAACGAAAACTGTTGAGCAGACCAAACGTGGGAACCATGACAAAGCCTGCCGCAATACTCCCCGCTACCGCCCCCAACGTATTGCACAGCACCACCAGACCCACCCCCGAACCGGTGCGCAGTTTGCCAGGGTCGATAATCGCCACAGCGGCAGGGAACAACGCTCCGGAAATCATGGTGGGGATGAACATGACCGTGAAAACGATCAGCAACGAGAGCAGGGTTAAAATCGTCCAGTTCTCCCCCGAGAAGATGTGAGCCCACTGGAAGACATAAGCCAGATAGTCATAACCGGGGGCGGTTGCCAGGATCACCAGTCCCATCAGACCGCTGAGTCGGATAAAGATTTTTCTTTCATCCATTGCGCGGTGAACATGGCGGGCGTAGAGCGCGCCACCCAGCGCAATGCCAATCAGAAAAGTGCACAGAATCAGAGAAAAAGCGTAGGTCGTGTTGCCCAGATAGAGCAGGAAAACCCGCGTCCAGAGAATTTCATAAGCCAGTGAAAAAAACCCGATCATCGCCGTGGCAAACAGCACCAGACGATGATTCCTGAATTTAAGGTGAGCAACTGTGGGCGGCTCGGCTTCGCTGGCGAGAACCCGGCCGCGACCGCGAGCGAGGACAAAGGCACCGACCGCGACACTGAGGTTTCCGGCTATCGCGATCCCCCCGGTCAGGTTCATGCCGAGTTGCGGGATCAGCACATATCCCGCCAGAAAGGTTCCGGCCACAGCTCCCAGGGTGTTCATGGCGTAAAGTCGGCCAATTTGCCCGCCACATTTTTCGCGCGCAAAAAGTCGGCACATCAGGGGAAAAGTCCCACCGATCAAAATTGTCGGTGGGGCGAGCAGGGCAGCACAAAAAAACAAGCGACTGATGTGGATCAGCAGCTGGTAGTCGGGAATAAAAAACTCAAAAGCGACATGCAGCTCGCCAGCCAGGTCGATGGCATGGGGGAGCAAAAACGCCATTGCCGCGATGCCGATTTCGATCGCCGCGTAGATCTTCAGCAGGTTGGCTTTGCGGTCGGCATAGCGTCCGATCAGGTAGCCGCCAAGCGCCAGGCCGCCCATAAATGATGCGGCGACGATGCTGACCGCGTAGATTGTGGTGCCGAACAGGAGCGCCAGGTGCCTGGTCCACAGAATCTCGTAAATCAGGGCGCAGCCGCCAGAAAGAGAAAAAAGAAGATAAAGGAAATAGCGCTGTCCACGGGTAAAACGCATAAGCCGGACCGTCTCTGGTTATATGAAAATAACTGAAAATTATTATCGAAAGATAATGAATTAAATTCATTTACAGCGACAAATAAAACACAAAAAGTACCATGATTGCAAGTGTCTATAAGGGATGGCTGAAAAAACAGAGGTGGAGGCGAGTGCATACAGATAAAACTGGGCGGAGTACGCTGGCAGAGCATTAAAAAACCGGCAGTGTCGCAAGCGGCAGGATTAGAAGATATTTTTCGAGTAGAAAATTTCCGTCATTTCGCGGCGCAGCGATTCGCGTACCCGCCGCTCGCCTTCCGCAGAAAAATTCTCCGGCGTGGCGCCAAAAAGGTAGGTGGCAAAATCAAAATCACGCAACAACATCTTGGTATGAAAAAGATTCTCCTGATGGATGTTGATATCGACACACTGGTACAGTTCCAGCGTTGATTTTTTGATGTATTGCTGAATCGAGTGGATACGGTGGTCGATATAATGCTTGCGCCCCTTGGTGTCGCGCGTGAAACCACGCACCTTGTAGTCAAGCAGAACAATATCCGACTCAAACGATTCGATCAGGTGGTTGAGCGCTTTCAGCGGGCTGATCTTGCCGCAGGTCGAGACATCGACATCCACCCGAAAAGTCGAAATCCCCGAACGCGAATCACTTTCCGGATAAGTGTGAATGCACAGATGACTCTTGTCCAGGTGTGCCAGCGCCTGCTCCGGTTTTGGCTCAATCGGTTCCTCGGCGATCAGCATGGTGACGCTCGCCCCCATCGGATCGTAATCCTGACTGGAGATGTTGAGGACATTGGCGCCGATAATGTCGGCCACCTCATTAAGGATCCGCACCAGCCGCTCCGAATTATACTCTTCGTCGATATACTCCAGATACTCCTTGCGCGCCTGCGGCGTGGGAGCATAGCAAATATCGTAAATATTAAAAGAGAGGGTTTTGGTCAGGTTGTTAAAACCGCGCAATTTAATCTTGCGGCGCTTGGGGCGATTGCTTTTGGCACTTTTTGCAGATTTTTTGATATGCATATATCCCTCCCAGGGAGGTGAGATATGTAACTGTTCAGCTCTTCTGTAGGAGCGGCTTTAGCCGCGAATCATCACGCCTGAAGCCGCTCCTACAGTGTCATTCCGGCATGATTTTAGCCGGAATCCAGATTTTTCAGGGTTGAAAGTCTGGATCCCCGACAGGATCACTCGGGGATGACGACCCTTGAACGGGTAGGTGAATAGTTACTGAGATATTTGGCAAAGCCAAGACGGGGAATTTAAACATGAACGGCAGTTGGATACAAGGCTATTTTGATGGCGTCGCAAAAAGTCCGCCCTGCTGCGTTACGCTGCTTTTTCAGGACCTCGACCTACCTGATGTTGGCCTTCGCCCCTGAAAAAACACCAGGCCTTGCAGGACGAAATTTTTGCTTAGCCATCCGATGAGTTTTGCAAGAGCATCTATTTTGAAAAAGAAGTTTTTGCAATTATGCCGATATCATATCCTTGTGCGCAAAAACTGAACCCACTGTTCGCTGAAAGCATTGTCCGGATCAATTTCCCGGGCTTTTTGAAAGAAGGACAATGCCCTTGCATCGTCGCCCTTGACATAATATAGCTGACCCACGGTCTGCAAAAAATCGATATTTTCCGGCGACTGTGCCAATTTCGACAAGGAGTTGATTAACAGCGTATCGACAAATGCAGATTTTTTTTGCAGGGCCAACGGCAGCACACGGTGCATTTTTCTGAATACAACGGCATAGTCGTCAACGTAGCTTAAATCCCACCAGTCATCTTTGATCAAAGAGTAAAAAATAGAGGGCATCTGTTTG carries:
- a CDS encoding fused MFS/spermidine synthase, encoding MRFTRGQRYFLYLLFSLSGGCALIYEILWTRHLALLFGTTIYAVSIVAASFMGGLALGGYLIGRYADRKANLLKIYAAIEIGIAAMAFLLPHAIDLAGELHVAFEFFIPDYQLLIHISRLFFCAALLAPPTILIGGTFPLMCRLFAREKCGGQIGRLYAMNTLGAVAGTFLAGYVLIPQLGMNLTGGIAIAGNLSVAVGAFVLARGRGRVLASEAEPPTVAHLKFRNHRLVLFATAMIGFFSLAYEILWTRVFLLYLGNTTYAFSLILCTFLIGIALGGALYARHVHRAMDERKIFIRLSGLMGLVILATAPGYDYLAYVFQWAHIFSGENWTILTLLSLLIVFTVMFIPTMISGALFPAAVAIIDPGKLRTGSGVGLVVLCNTLGAVAGSIAAGFVMVPTFGLLNSFRLLALLNIALTFFLLIKSTMNNRRGILYPVLVVTLVVIVSVPLKWDQKLMNAGVYVYAHRYASEGGIDHVLAQERLLDVIEGVETTVAVFESLDQEHRFFTVNGKTDGGTGRDIATQLLVGQLPLLLHPDPAQVMVIGLGTGITLRGMSDHPTRSIYCAEISPEVVAAEKYFREENDAALENPKITLDVVDGRERLMVSERTFDVITSQPSNPWQTGNANLFTADFYRLAATRLKPGGIFCQWIGLYDITPTNLKIALNTFLDTFGHTLAFRSGTDLILVGTTSSMSFDYLSIKKRLENPRIAATLKLIDIASPGDLLARHFLCSAESLQSFTSTTRQINTDNLPVLEFSAKDTLYLAATGKLQMTNIDTLLEHMANVSLPLGNLGATNQIIARSLRDIAQSFSKVGRDSYASKFMQMARSIESK
- the speD gene encoding adenosylmethionine decarboxylase — its product is MHIKKSAKSAKSNRPKRRKIKLRGFNNLTKTLSFNIYDICYAPTPQARKEYLEYIDEEYNSERLVRILNEVADIIGANVLNISSQDYDPMGASVTMLIAEEPIEPKPEQALAHLDKSHLCIHTYPESDSRSGISTFRVDVDVSTCGKISPLKALNHLIESFESDIVLLDYKVRGFTRDTKGRKHYIDHRIHSIQQYIKKSTLELYQCVDINIHQENLFHTKMLLRDFDFATYLFGATPENFSAEGERRVRESLRREMTEIFYSKNIF